Genomic window (Flavobacterium oreochromis):
TACGCTCTATTTAAATCGTCAGTTCTCATACTGTTTTTAAAAGTGATGTTAGCTGTTAAGGCATTGCCATCTTTCATCTTTACTAAAAATCCTTGTCCTGCAGCTATTTTTCCATTAAATCCTGTATCAGCACCAGTACTACTCCCTATACTAGATCCTAATTTAGTGTAGGTTAGATAGTCACTATAAGAATAGTTACTAGAAAAGTTTTGATAAAAAGGAGATGGATTACTGTTAGATATTGTTCCTTTATGAGTCCAAATTTGTATTCCTCCTTCTAAAACTGATTGATTTTCAGTTAAAAACTCAATAGCATCTATGGCTGAAGGATAAGGATTTCCAATTAAGTTTAAATTGTCATCTAAATTAGTTATAATGCGTCCTGTAGATCCTCTGTAATCACTTCCTATATAGGGACCACGAGCGATCGTTTTAGTAATGATACCATTTCTTGGTGCTCCTGTAAAGGTCGTTGAAAAAGTAGGGTTATTATTTGCTACTCTGATAATATATCCTTTACCTGCTTGCATGTTTTCGGTTGTGTTAAACCAATTTCCAAAACCAAAACCATTAGGATTTGGATAATCTGTTACCCAATGATAAATTTTGCTAGTCAGACTGTTAGGTGATACGCTGGTTACTGGGAAATTGTTTACGGGAGAAGACCAATAAATATAATCAAGAGCTTTTAAGCCTATTGCTGTTCTATCCATGGTGAAAGTTCCAGAAATTGTGTTAGCAGGAGATGGATTGTCATTTTTTTGTACAAAATTAGCGTTATTACGAACATTGAAGACACCTCCATTTTTTATATCCATCCAGTCCGTAATGATTAAGTTGTTATCTGCTTGTAATTCTAAGTCTCCTGTAGATTTAATGGTTAGGTTTTTTCCATAACCACTATATGCTGTACCTATAATTTTTGCTGTACTAGGAATAATAACACAAGTAGTAGCATCTGGCACAAAAGCGGGAGCCCAGTTTCCTGCTATATCCCAATTGTTATTTATGGTTCCTTTCCATGTACGGGTAGTATTTGTAATACTAATTGGTACGGTAGATACACATCCATTTGGGGTTAATGATTTTACAGATGTTGACCAAGAAGGAGATTCCATTGCTAAACCATTTGGTGCAAAGTAAATAGAGCTTACATTTTGGTTTGTGTAAGGAGTATCGCCTACATTGTCGTTGTTTGTGTCAATGTATACTATACCTGACGAGTTGTTCCATAAGTAGTTTGGTATAAAAGGTTTTGTTGCATTTATGTATACATCATCAATTGCCCAACCTTCTGCCCAAGTTCCTTTGTATTCAAATTTTATTGAGAGGTTTTGAATGCCAACAGGTAGTGAATAACTCGCAGATGTAAAAGAATGTGCTAAGCCTTGATCCGAATTATACATTATTAATAATGTCCAATGAGAGCTATTAGCAGGATCTGGGGAGGCAAGTGTTGAATAATAAACAGCTGCTGTGTCTGTATTGTCAAAATCAGAGTAATAGTGTCTAAAACTTAGAGTAGCAGTAGTACATCCAACAGTTGAAACAGTGTTTTTTGTGATCATTCTACTAGTCATTGTCAGATTATAGTAATCAGATGTGGTTAAAGCAAATCGATCATCTATATTTCCTGAACTAATAGCGGGTTTGAAAACAGTTGTACTAATAGGTACAGAAGGACTTGGGTATAATTTCCAAGTAGCATTAGTGTAGCTAGTATTATTTAGCGTTTGTGTTACTCGAAAGTTTGTGTCTGAAATATCTAATTCAGAAAATGTTTCTGTTAATAAATTAAATTTAGTTTCACCAACGGTTGCTGTTATTTTTACTTGAGAATTTTCTCCACAAATAGTGGGAGCTGAAGCCGCTACATTGATTTCGGTTGTTGATTTTATTTCGGCATCTACAAAAGTGTTATAGTAACTTTGACATGTTCCATTATAACCTTTAACAATGTATGTTTTACTAGTGTTTAATGATGGGGTTATCCATGTAGTCGTAGCTTGTCCAGAAACTATTGTACTTGGGCTAGTTCCTTCTAAAATATTAGTTACGGAATCATACCATCTGAATTCTGTAATATCTGTTGTTCCGTATGCTTGTAAGGTAACAGGACCAGCTCCACAACTAGTTCCAGAAGTAGCAGCATTAATTTTAGCAGAACAGTCAGCCAATATCGTTATTGTATAATCTTCGGTTTCTCCTCCACTATAATTATTACAAGGATCTAGAGTATTTGATGAAAAAGTTCTAATTCTAAGTGTATAAGTACCAGCTGGTATTGTGTGAGGGATTGTAAAACCTAATGTGTTTTTAAGTTCCGTGTATATACTACCAGTAGTATAAACTAATTCATTAGTGTTGTTAAAAAGACCATCTTTGTTATTCCAATCAATCCATATTCTTATAGTTTGACTATTGGGTTTGTCAGGTAGAGTGGCTAATAAATTAACTCCTCCTCCTTGTATTTGAGTAAATAAATTAATGTGTCTATAATTTCCGTAACCTCCAGGAGAATAACCTGTGTTGTTGTTAGCATATGTAGTTACAGTGCCTACAGATTCTAAACTATTTATATATCTATTACTACTAGAAGATGAAGGGGTGCAATATGTGAAATTTGTAGTTGTAGTTGTAGATGCTGATAATGGGTTAGTTGTGTTATATTTAGGTCCTCCAGTACAGCTTGTATTATTATAAGAGAAAATATGATAATAATAAGATGTAGAGGTAATTAATCCGCTATCATTAAAAGAAGTATTAGAGTCAGTGTCTATTACGACATAATTTGCACCTAAAGCGGTAGATCCTATTGGATAAAACGTTCCATTGATCGGATTTGGTTTTATACTTGTATTAGAGCGTACAACTAGATAACTGTTAGGAGAAGGGCTTGCAGCTGCAAAATTTCCTGCTATTGTTGTAGTACCAGGTGTCAGAACAAGAGCAGAAGGTTGAGCAGTAGGGGTTAAACAAGTTTGAATAGGAGCCCATGTAAAGGTTAATCCATTAGATGGAGCACTTGAACCGTTTGTTGTACAGGAATCAGTATTAAAGGTTCCTTTTGTTGTTGTTAAAGCCCAATTTGAGTGATTTGTTTTATTTCTATTATTGAAATCAGTATTAGAGGTTCCTCTTAGTCCAACTTCAACATTTATATTTTCAGTTGTAGTGGTACCAGTTGGAGAGCAAATTCCATAAACAACAGATATAGTATTAGTTGTTTCATATAATTTTATTTGGAAATCAAAATTTCCATTTCCACTATATCTTCTGGCATCATCCCATTGAATGGTAAATATTCTATAAGGAGCAGTTCCTGTTGTTGAATAAGTTATAGCTTTTGTTCCACCATCAATTAAGTCTGCTCCAATTGCACTAATAGCCCCTGTGTAACTAATAGTTGATGATATAGGGTTGTACAAGGAATTGGTAGGGCTTGTAGAGCCAAATGTAATGAAACCATTACTGCTAATAGTACAAGCAGTATAGTTTGAATTGTTAAAATTAAAAGTAAAACCAATGGGTATGTTGGGAACTGTATTCTCATCCCATCCAGGGTTCATTGCTGCTGTACCTGATATAGAAACATATGTTCCGTTGCTTTCTGAAAAGTTATAGGATGATACTTGCCCTCTATTTTCAACTATAAATAGAACTAAAAATACTAGAAGGAATAAATCATTCTTTATTCTGTAAAATTCTTTCATAAATGTTTGCTTTTTTGGAGATATTTACTTATATTATAGTCGGTATAGCGGTAAAATTATACTTTGTTGT
Coding sequences:
- a CDS encoding GEVED domain-containing protein, which encodes MKEFYRIKNDLFLLVFLVLFIVENRGQVSSYNFSESNGTYVSISGTAAMNPGWDENTVPNIPIGFTFNFNNSNYTACTISSNGFITFGSTSPTNSLYNPISSTISYTGAISAIGADLIDGGTKAITYSTTGTAPYRIFTIQWDDARRYSGNGNFDFQIKLYETTNTISVVYGICSPTGTTTTENINVEVGLRGTSNTDFNNRNKTNHSNWALTTTKGTFNTDSCTTNGSSAPSNGLTFTWAPIQTCLTPTAQPSALVLTPGTTTIAGNFAAASPSPNSYLVVRSNTSIKPNPINGTFYPIGSTALGANYVVIDTDSNTSFNDSGLITSTSYYYHIFSYNNTSCTGGPKYNTTNPLSASTTTTTNFTYCTPSSSSSNRYINSLESVGTVTTYANNNTGYSPGGYGNYRHINLFTQIQGGGVNLLATLPDKPNSQTIRIWIDWNNKDGLFNNTNELVYTTGSIYTELKNTLGFTIPHTIPAGTYTLRIRTFSSNTLDPCNNYSGGETEDYTITILADCSAKINAATSGTSCGAGPVTLQAYGTTDITEFRWYDSVTNILEGTSPSTIVSGQATTTWITPSLNTSKTYIVKGYNGTCQSYYNTFVDAEIKSTTEINVAASAPTICGENSQVKITATVGETKFNLLTETFSELDISDTNFRVTQTLNNTSYTNATWKLYPSPSVPISTTVFKPAISSGNIDDRFALTTSDYYNLTMTSRMITKNTVSTVGCTTATLSFRHYYSDFDNTDTAAVYYSTLASPDPANSSHWTLLIMYNSDQGLAHSFTSASYSLPVGIQNLSIKFEYKGTWAEGWAIDDVYINATKPFIPNYLWNNSSGIVYIDTNNDNVGDTPYTNQNVSSIYFAPNGLAMESPSWSTSVKSLTPNGCVSTVPISITNTTRTWKGTINNNWDIAGNWAPAFVPDATTCVIIPSTAKIIGTAYSGYGKNLTIKSTGDLELQADNNLIITDWMDIKNGGVFNVRNNANFVQKNDNPSPANTISGTFTMDRTAIGLKALDYIYWSSPVNNFPVTSVSPNSLTSKIYHWVTDYPNPNGFGFGNWFNTTENMQAGKGYIIRVANNNPTFSTTFTGAPRNGIITKTIARGPYIGSDYRGSTGRIITNLDDNLNLIGNPYPSAIDAIEFLTENQSVLEGGIQIWTHKGTISNSNPSPFYQNFSSNYSYSDYLTYTKLGSSIGSSTGADTGFNGKIAAGQGFLVKMKDGNALTANITFKNSMRTDDLNRAYNNSQFYRTTDNKKKNKQIEFGLI